From Paralcaligenes sp. KSB-10:
CCGGGCTTTGACGTCGGATCCTGGTTTGGCATTCTCGCACCGGCCCATACTCCTCAGCCTGTTATTGCAAAGCTGAATGCCGAGTTGGTACAAATCATCAACAGCCAGGATTTCAAGACTCTGCTGGGCACACTGGGCCTGGACCCCATGTCTTCGACGCCGGAAGAATTTGTCGCGTACATGAAACAGGAAACAAGCAAATGGGCAAAGGTGGTGCACGACGCTCATATCAAGATCGACTAATAACTAATAGGTACAGCGCCCGCCTCTCACAAGGCCGGGCGCTGCACGCGGACATGAATCATCAATCGGCTTCCCTGAGTGCCTCACCACAATTTACTTTACACTGACCAACACGAGCCAATACCCCATTAAAGCGGAGCCCCTCCAATGGTCGAAGCCCACAACGAAGCCAAGAAAAACAACCGGCCAACCCTGGTTTATCCCTGCGGGGACGCACCCGAACCCGGCGCGGTTCGAGAAATAGCGCCTGGGGTTTTATGGATACGCATGCCCATGCCCTTTGTGCTCACGCATATCAACCTGTGGGCGCTGGAAGACGGTGATGGCTGGACCATCGTTGACACGGGCCTGCAGACCAGCGACACGACGGCGGCATGGGGAAAACTGTTTTCCGGCCCGCTGGGTGCGAAAAGAGCCAGCCGTGTTCTGGTCACTCACATGCACCCCGATCATGTCGGCATGGCAGGCTGGCTGACCCGCAAGTTCGGCTGCCGCTTGTGGATGACTCGCCTGGAATACCTGACGTGCCGCACACTCGTGGCCGACACCGGGCGGGAGGCGCCCGAAGACGGCATCCGCTTCTACCGCCAGGCTGGCTGGAGCGAACATTCCATCGAAAATTATCGAGCACGGTTCGGCAATTTTGGAAAAATGACGCATGCCCTACCAGACAGCTATCGGCGTCTGCAGGACGGCGAATCCCTGAACATAGGCAGCCATCAATGGAAAGTGGTCGTGGGCAACGGCCATTCGCCTGAACATGCCTGCCTGTATTGTCCCGATCTCAAACTCCTTATATCGGGCGACCAGGTTCTACCCCGCATTTCATCGAATGTATCGGTGTTTCCGACCGAGCCCGACGCCGATCCCATGGGAGACTGGCTGGCCTCGCTTG
This genomic window contains:
- a CDS encoding MBL fold metallo-hydrolase, which gives rise to MVEAHNEAKKNNRPTLVYPCGDAPEPGAVREIAPGVLWIRMPMPFVLTHINLWALEDGDGWTIVDTGLQTSDTTAAWGKLFSGPLGAKRASRVLVTHMHPDHVGMAGWLTRKFGCRLWMTRLEYLTCRTLVADTGREAPEDGIRFYRQAGWSEHSIENYRARFGNFGKMTHALPDSYRRLQDGESLNIGSHQWKVVVGNGHSPEHACLYCPDLKLLISGDQVLPRISSNVSVFPTEPDADPMGDWLASLEKLKKEVPNDVLVLPAHNEPFRGLHERLDYLESSQLDALERLRAVLRQPQRAVDVFPTLFSRPITAADHSQLSLATGESVAHLNYLIRRSEAVMQLDGEGVAWYRAAS